The nucleotide sequence GGAACCTTGTTCAAGGTGTGGCTGGTCTTAGCCTTGAAGGAACCATCCTTGTTCACCTTCGGCATGCCGGTCTTCTTGTCGATTTCGTACATTTCGTCGGCGTTACCGTGGTCAGCAGTGATGATTGCAACACCGCCGGCTGCGTCGATCACCGGGAGCAAGCGAGCAAGGCCGATATCCACGGCTTCGATAGCCATGGTAGCTGCACGGAAGGAACCAGTGTGGCCCACCATGTCGCCGTTGGGGTAGTTGCAGCGGAGGGTCTGGTACTTGCCGCTCTTGATAGCTTCGATCATAGCGTCGGTAACTTCTGCGGCCTTCATCCAAGGACGCTGTTCGAAGGGGACAACGTCGGATTCAATTTCCAGGTAGGTTTCGCCGTCGAACTTGCTGGAACGGTTGCCATTCCAGAAGTAAGTCACGTGGCCGTACTTCTGAGTTTCAGAGCAAGCGAACTGCTTAACGCCAGTTTCTGCGAACCATTCGCCAGAGGTTTCCTTGATTGCCGGAGGAGGAACCAGGAAGCGGTTGGGGAGCTTCAGGTCGCCGTCGTACTGGAGCATGCCGGCGTAGCAAACCTTGGGGAAGCGGACGCGGTCAAATTCACTGAAGGATTCTTCTTCGAAGGCGCGGGTGATTTCGATAGCGCGGTCGCCACGGAAGTTGAAGAACACAACGGAGTCGCCATCGTTGATGGTGCCAACCGGCTGGCCGTTAGCTGCAATCACGAACGGCGGGAGGTCCTGGTCGATAGCCTTGGTTTCGCCACGGAGAGTTTCGATAGCCTGCTTTGCAGATTCGAACATACGGCCTTCGCCGAGAACGTGGGTCTTCCAGCCCAGTTCAACCATCTTCCAGTTAGCATTGTAACGGTCCATGGTGATCTGCATACGGCCACCACCGGAAGCGATGCAAACGTCGAATTCAGAAGAACGGAGTTCAGAGAGGAACTGTTCAAACGGTTCAACATAGTCGAGAGCGGAAGTTTCAGGAACGTCACGACCGTCCAGGAGGATGTGAACGCGAACCTTCTTCACTGCTTCCTTCTTAGCCTGGGCAACCATTGCCTTCAGGTGAGAAATGTTGGAGTGAACGTTACCGTCGGAGAAGAGGCCGATGAAGTGAAGAACGGAGTTCTTTTCACGAACGTTGGCGGAGATTTCCTTCCAAGCGTCGCGGCCGAAGATTTCGCCGGAAACGATGGAGTCCTGAACGAGAGCTGCACCCTGGTTGTAAACCTGGCCAGCACCGATTGCGTTATGGCCAACTTCGGAGTTACCCATGTCTTCGTTGGTGGGCATACCCACAGCGCGGCCGTGAGCCTTCAGAAGAACGTTCGGATAAGCCTTGAAGAGGTTGTCGAGGGTCGGCTGACGAGCTGCCTTGATGGCGTTGCCCTGTTCGTTGTTATTGATGCCGTAACCGTCCATAACGATGGTAACGACGGGACCCTTGATACCGGGGAAGTTGGAAAGCTTCTTAAGCATAGTGTACTCCAGTTATGCCCGGACCTTCCGGGCGTGTTAAATTACAGGCTTCAATTTAGAAAAATATGGGGGTAAATAAAAGACTCCCCGCAGTTGCGAGGAGTCTTTAAAAGGGCTATTTCGCGAAGAATTACTTCTTCTTGTAAACCTTGAGGGTTACGTCGAAGTCGCCGTTCTTGGTTGCAGTTGCAGTGAGGAATGCGATGGCGAAGAAGCCTGCGCCGGTGTCCTTGTTGAATGCAGCGGTCTTTGCAACATAGATTTCATAGCTGGGAGAGCCACCATCAACGACGTCGGCAATCTTGGGCTTGTTGATGTCCTTGTACATGAAGTCGGTCATGTAGGCGTTACGGTTGTTTTCGACTTCGGGCCAGTAGTCGACCGTGTAGTCGTCGTCGAAGTTGCTCGGAGTGGAAGTTTCGTTGGTGATTGCAGAGAACAGGGTGCCGTTGCCGCTGGTCAAGGCGACGCCGCCGTTAGCCTTCACAAGAAGAACGTCTGCAGTGGTGCTTGCGCTTGCAGTGCCGGTTGCGAGGTCGAGGCCCGGAAGATCGCTGGTGGACATCTTGACTTCGTACGGAATCATTTCAATGTGGGTTTCTTCCTGAACACCGGAAGAGGATTCCGGTGCGACTTCGCAGAAGCCATCAGGACGGTTGAAATCGATCTTTCCTACAGCAGAAGCCTTCTTGCCGTCTACGCTTGCGAATACGTTCCAAATGAGGGAAAGAGTACCACATTCATTGGGGAAGGCGGGGTCGTCAAGATTGAGGCTAACGTCCATGAAATTCATGGAAAGGCTAGCGGTGTTGGCGTTGAAAGTCGGCGGAATAGCGATAGAAGGCTGGATGTTGAGCTTCTTCATGGCGCTATTGACGATGTCGATGCGCATGGAGTCAATGGAGAACTTGGTTTCGTCAGTGATGTTTTCGTCTTCAAACTTAAGTTCAACATCGCCGGAGAACTTGACCAATGCTCCTGCTGCATCAGATTCAAGGCCGGAGAATTCAATTCGAGCATCGTTCTTGGACGGATCGTAGCTGACACCGTTGTTGGAACCGCCTTCACCGCAAGCGGTGAGGCCCATGGCGATTGCGGAGCCTGCGAGCAAAGTCTTTGCAAAATTGAGTTTCATAATAAGTTTCCTCTCTATTAGTTTTGACCTTGAAAATACACAAAAATGATTGAAAATGCACTAGTCTAGGGTGTAAAAATCCAAAAACGAGGGCTAAAAAAGGCGCTTTTGGCTCATACCTGGGCGTTATTTCCCCATATCGCGGATAATATCGCGAAGTCGGGCTGCTTCTTCGAAGTCCAGACGGGCGGCGGCGGCCTTCATTTGAGCCTCTAGCTCTTCGATGGAGGCATCCTTCGGTTCGATACGCTTCTTGGTGTTGGACTTCTTGGGCTTGCCCAGTGGCACGGTTTTCTTTCCTCCGTTTTCGTCGCGGGGCTGGTATTCCTCGTCCAGATCTGGGTCTTCCAAAAGTTGGGGCGTCTTCTCGCCGCGCCAAAGTTCCAGAAGCGGGTCGTTGATGACCAGGTCTTCTTCCAGCTTGCGGGTGACAGACTTGGGGGTGATGCCGTGTTCCTTGTTGAAGGCTTCTTGGAGGCTTCGGCGACGGACAGTTTCATCGACGGCCTTCTGGAGGCTGTCGGTCATGTTGTCGGCGAAGAGTAGAACTGTGCCGTTCACGTTACGGCTGGCTCGGCCCATGGTTTGTATTAGGCTGCGGTAGTTGCGGAGGAAGCCTTCCTTGTCTGCGTCCAAAATAGCCACCAGGCTGACTTCCGGAAGGTCCAAACCTTCACGCAAAAGGTTGATGCCTACCAGAACATCGAATTCGCCGGTACGAAGTCCCTTGATAAGGTCGTGACGTTCCAAGGTCTTGATATCGCTATGGAGGTATTTGGCACGGATGCCTGCTTCCACAAAATAGTCCGTAAGGTCCTGGGCCATCTTCTTGGTGAGGGTGGTAACCAGAACGCGGTCGCCCTTCTTGACCACTTCATCGATGCGGTAGAGGAGAACGTCCATTTGACCTTGGATGGGGAACATTTCAATGTTCGGGTCCAGAAGGCCGGTGGGACGGTTAATCTGTTCGGCTACAACGCCTCCGGTCTTTTCAAGTTCGTATTCGCCTGGTGTGGCGCTGACGAAGAGCACCTGCTTTGGGTACATGAACTCGAATTCCTTGAAGTTCATGGGACGGTTGTCCAGGGCGCAGGGAAGGCGGAAACCGTAGTTCACCAAGGTGGTCTTACGGCTCTTATCGCCTTCGGCCATGCCGCCTACCTGGGGAATACTTACATGGGATTCGTCCACCATCAAAAGCCAGTCGTCACCGAAGTAGTCGATGAGGGTGAAGGGGCGTGTTCCCGGACCGCGGTCTTCAATGAGGGCGGAATAGTTTTCAATGCCGGAGCACATGCCTGTTTCGCGAATCATTTCCATGTCGTAGCGGGTTCTGCTACTCAGTCGGGCGGATTCAAGAACCTTTCCTTCCTTGTCCAGTTCTGCAAGGCGTTCCGTCAGTTGCAACTGCATACGCTGCAGGATACCGGCTCGGCCCTCTTCCTTTGTCACGAAGTGTTTTGCCGGAGCGATGGTCATTTCTTCCAGTTCCTGGATAACCTCGCCGGTAATAATGTTGAAGCGCACCAGACGATCCACCTCGTCGCCGAACAGCTCGATGCGCATGCCGTCTTCGTCGTAGCTGGGGTGGATTTCAATGACGTCGCCATGGCAGCGGAAGGTGCCGCGTTCCAGGCTGAAGTCGTTACGGGTGTACTGGATGCGGACCAGTTCGTGAAGCAGGTCGTCGCGATCCTTGATGTCGCCCTTTTTTACGCGGACCATCAGGTCGAAATATTCGGCGGGGCTGCCCAAGCCGTAAATGCAGCTTACGGACGCGATAATGATAACGTCGCGACGAGTCAGGAGGTTTGCCGTTGCTCGGAGACGCAGCTTGTCAATTTCGTCGTTGATGCTGGCGTCTTTTTCGATAAAGGTATCGGTGTGGGGAATGTAGGCTTCGGGCTGGAAATAGTCGTAATAGCTGACAAAATATTCCACCGCATTTTTCGGAAAGAATGCCTTGAATTCCTGGTAGAGCTGGGCTGCCAAAGTCTTGTTGTGGGTGAGAATCAAGGTGGGCTTGCCCACGTTCTTGATGACGTTGGCCATGGTAAATGTCTTACCGGAACCGGTCACGCCAAGCAATGTCTGGAACTGTTCGCCCTGCTTAAAACTTTCGGTAATTTGCTCAATGGCCTTGGGCTGGTCACCTGCCGCACCGTACTGACTGACCAGTTCGAAGTTCGCACGGGTAGGCGCCTGGAACTGCTTGAATTTACCGGGAAGGCTTTGCTCGGGGGAGAGAACCTTTGCTATCGGTTTTGCATACGGGTCCGGTGTAATTGTCTTGCGCGCTCTAGCCATACCGCAAAGATACAATTTGTGCAGTAAGAGGTCAAGTGCAGTTTTTCAACAGGATGAAAATGTGAACGATTAGAAGGATTCGCGGCTTTCCCAAATATCAATAATTGTTTTGCATATATCCTTGTCGGATTCATTGGTTCTACCGGTCAACATGTAGATAGAGCTATTGACGATTGCTGCCATTACGCAGCGCTGGTATTTGTTGTTCGAGGATTTGATGTAACCGAGCTTCTTTTCTCTATCATAAATTGGCCCGGTGGTTTCGGCCTGTTTTACTACTTCGTGACGGGAGGCGGCATAGTCAAAGTCCCACTTGAGATAGTAATTGATGAATGCCTCGTCACTGGTGTCAATTTCAATGGTGAAGGAAGAATCCTTGTAGAGAAATTCCTTTTTTCCACCTCTTAGCGTGACCTCCTCGTTACCCTTTACGAAGGAGAATGCCATGAGTTTTTCTTCCAAGGAAAAAACATTTTGCATGAGTATCCAATCGTTATCCAGTTTGAAGGTGAAAGCTTCAGGAATAGGAATGCTGAGTTTCTTTCCGGTGTTAATTCCAAGGACGGTAAGTGACGATACTGTAGGAGCCATTTTACTGGGTCCCGAACAAGCGCAAAAGATGAGCCCGAGAATGAGTGGAAGTAATTTTTTCATAGGTAAACTCCTTGTCCTAAATCCAGAATTGAATGTAAAAAAAAGATGCATCTGTAAAGGGAAGGGTGACCATGTACGAGATTACTTTATACTCAGGCTTTCTTTGACAGAAATTTTTTCCTTGCCGATAAGCTTGTACAGCTTGTTTCGGAAAAGAGGAATGGCGGCGACAACGCCTGCAACGATTACTAAAACACTTAGGTAGGCGATGCCCGGTTTGTCCAGTTCAGCCTTGAATACGATTCGCAGCACCAGCAGAATCCACCAGTGAACAGCAAGAATGATAAGGGCGTTTCGTGAAATGTTCCGTAGGATTCCTTTGAAGATTGCGATGGGCGCGATGTTAGGTATTTTGGACAAGAGTTGAAAAATTCCAATGAGGCCTGCGATTCCAAAAATGGAACTTCCCACAAATCGGAAAATGTTTTTCCCTAGGGTGTTGTTCATGATGCTGAACCAGGGCGTGGCTTCGTTGATGATGGCGTATAGCACGAATGCTACGATGGTTCCTAGGAATATGCCCAAAGTCACCGCCTTGTTGGAAACGTTGCCCAGTTTTTTGATGGGCTCCTTGCAAAGCCAACCCAGCGCAAAAAAGGCTAGGCAAGTGCAATCGCGCTCGATGCCCAAAGGCAAGCGGATGTGGTTTTTGAAAAGCAACCATCCGGCGATTAAACTGCTTGCGGCAATCGCCGCTATAATTATTTTCTGCAGGACTGGATTCTTCGCGTTGCTCAGAATGACGCTGGTTTTTTGCACTCCAAAAAACATCAGGCTGATGGAATACAGCGTGAATACGAACCAAAGCGGGCCCGACCCGATGCTGGATTTCCCGGCTACGAAAATTTTTGCGAAATTCCAACCGATATACTGACTGACATTCTCGATAACCGGCACTGTATTCATGATGGTCATCTTGGGGGCTCTAGGGAACCAGTCAAAATTCCATACCACAGGATCTAACGCCAGGAATAACAGTGAAAGCCAAATGTAGGGCAACAAAAGAACTTTGGTCTTATGCAGGGCGTAGCTCTTGAAATCTGCGAATCGTCGGGTGCTGAAAAGTACACCCGAGATAAAGAAGAACGCGGACATGCGCATGGCACTGAGCGCATCCATTCCTAGGTTCACATTCTTGAAGGATTGCTCCACATGGAAAAGGCAGACCAGCAAAAGGACGAATCCCTTGTATTCGTCAATCCACTGGATGCGATTTTGCGTTGCCCCGCCCATTGAAATCCCGCCCGTTGAAATTTCTAGTAGTTGGAACGTTCATCACCGATGGTGGTGAAGGGTCCGTGTCCGGGAAACACGATGGTGTCTGCTGGCAGTGACATTAGTTTGTTCTTGATGCCGTTGACAAGCGCATCATCATCACCGCCGAAAAGATCGGAACGTCCCCGGCCGCCTGCAAAAAGAATGTCTCCGGCGAAAAGCAATGCGGGGGTTCTTCCGGCGTACTTTCCGTTGAATGTGACCTCTCCGGGCTGGTCGCAGTAAAGGGCGATTCCGCCGGGGGAGTGGCCTGCGATGTGCAAAACATGAAGCTTGATTCCCGGGACTTCGACGGTGTCTCCCTCTGCCAAAAAGTTTCCCAGTTCAGGAGCGGCATCTTCAAAAGGCAGGCCGTACATGCTGCTTTGTTCTTCCTGCAGGTCCAGCAAGAAGTTGTCTTCTTCATGAGCCTCTGCCTTCACGCCGAAGGTGCGTTCTACGAAGGCGTTCCCAAGAACATGATCCAGGTGCAGGTGGGTGTTGACCGCTCTTTTTACGGTAATCCCCTTGTCCTTGATGAACTGTGCCAACTGGGCTTGTTCTGCGGGGGAACTGACGCTAGGGTCAATGAGAATACCGTCGCCGGAATCATTCCAGAGAATAAATGCGTTGACGCTAAAGGGATTTACCGTAAAAGACTGAATTTGCATGCCGAAAATATAGATATATGCGCTTTTGGCGGGGTTCCCCAGTTTGCGTTTGAA is from Fibrobacter sp. and encodes:
- a CDS encoding acyltransferase family protein, translating into MGGATQNRIQWIDEYKGFVLLLVCLFHVEQSFKNVNLGMDALSAMRMSAFFFISGVLFSTRRFADFKSYALHKTKVLLLPYIWLSLLFLALDPVVWNFDWFPRAPKMTIMNTVPVIENVSQYIGWNFAKIFVAGKSSIGSGPLWFVFTLYSISLMFFGVQKTSVILSNAKNPVLQKIIIAAIAASSLIAGWLLFKNHIRLPLGIERDCTCLAFFALGWLCKEPIKKLGNVSNKAVTLGIFLGTIVAFVLYAIINEATPWFSIMNNTLGKNIFRFVGSSIFGIAGLIGIFQLLSKIPNIAPIAIFKGILRNISRNALIILAVHWWILLVLRIVFKAELDKPGIAYLSVLVIVAGVVAAIPLFRNKLYKLIGKEKISVKESLSIK
- a CDS encoding MBL fold metallo-hydrolase, with the protein product MQIQSFTVNPFSVNAFILWNDSGDGILIDPSVSSPAEQAQLAQFIKDKGITVKRAVNTHLHLDHVLGNAFVERTFGVKAEAHEEDNFLLDLQEEQSSMYGLPFEDAAPELGNFLAEGDTVEVPGIKLHVLHIAGHSPGGIALYCDQPGEVTFNGKYAGRTPALLFAGDILFAGGRGRSDLFGGDDDALVNGIKNKLMSLPADTIVFPGHGPFTTIGDERSNY
- the uvrB gene encoding excinuclease ABC subunit UvrB; translation: MARARKTITPDPYAKPIAKVLSPEQSLPGKFKQFQAPTRANFELVSQYGAAGDQPKAIEQITESFKQGEQFQTLLGVTGSGKTFTMANVIKNVGKPTLILTHNKTLAAQLYQEFKAFFPKNAVEYFVSYYDYFQPEAYIPHTDTFIEKDASINDEIDKLRLRATANLLTRRDVIIIASVSCIYGLGSPAEYFDLMVRVKKGDIKDRDDLLHELVRIQYTRNDFSLERGTFRCHGDVIEIHPSYDEDGMRIELFGDEVDRLVRFNIITGEVIQELEEMTIAPAKHFVTKEEGRAGILQRMQLQLTERLAELDKEGKVLESARLSSRTRYDMEMIRETGMCSGIENYSALIEDRGPGTRPFTLIDYFGDDWLLMVDESHVSIPQVGGMAEGDKSRKTTLVNYGFRLPCALDNRPMNFKEFEFMYPKQVLFVSATPGEYELEKTGGVVAEQINRPTGLLDPNIEMFPIQGQMDVLLYRIDEVVKKGDRVLVTTLTKKMAQDLTDYFVEAGIRAKYLHSDIKTLERHDLIKGLRTGEFDVLVGINLLREGLDLPEVSLVAILDADKEGFLRNYRSLIQTMGRASRNVNGTVLLFADNMTDSLQKAVDETVRRRSLQEAFNKEHGITPKSVTRKLEEDLVINDPLLELWRGEKTPQLLEDPDLDEEYQPRDENGGKKTVPLGKPKKSNTKKRIEPKDASIEELEAQMKAAAARLDFEEAARLRDIIRDMGK
- the gpmI gene encoding 2,3-bisphosphoglycerate-independent phosphoglycerate mutase, with the protein product MLKKLSNFPGIKGPVVTIVMDGYGINNNEQGNAIKAARQPTLDNLFKAYPNVLLKAHGRAVGMPTNEDMGNSEVGHNAIGAGQVYNQGAALVQDSIVSGEIFGRDAWKEISANVREKNSVLHFIGLFSDGNVHSNISHLKAMVAQAKKEAVKKVRVHILLDGRDVPETSALDYVEPFEQFLSELRSSEFDVCIASGGGRMQITMDRYNANWKMVELGWKTHVLGEGRMFESAKQAIETLRGETKAIDQDLPPFVIAANGQPVGTINDGDSVVFFNFRGDRAIEITRAFEEESFSEFDRVRFPKVCYAGMLQYDGDLKLPNRFLVPPPAIKETSGEWFAETGVKQFACSETQKYGHVTYFWNGNRSSKFDGETYLEIESDVVPFEQRPWMKAAEVTDAMIEAIKSGKYQTLRCNYPNGDMVGHTGSFRAATMAIEAVDIGLARLLPVIDAAGGVAIITADHGNADEMYEIDKKTGMPKVNKDGSFKAKTSHTLNKVP